From the genome of Variovorax sp. RA8, one region includes:
- a CDS encoding fatty acid--CoA ligase yields MEAPFTIPRTPEAYAYPLLIGQILKSAQTCSAAQEIVHGERRHTYAQLQERVARLGSALKSLGIAAGDTVAVMDWDTHRYLEAYFAVPMLGAVLMTANIRLSAEQLAYTLNHSGAKAILVNAEFLPMLEAIRPQLRTVDRFVLLDDGDSAAIPSGFCGEYEELLDAGDPQHQFADFDENTRATIFYTTGTTGAPKGVYFSHRQIVVYVLAVTAALASGANHARVHREDVYMPITPMFHVHAWGFPYMATMLGLKQVYPGRYAPERLLSLIRREKVTFSHCVPTVLHMVLSHPHTDVQDLRGWKVVIGGSALSGGLAAQAHARGIDIFTGYGMSETCSAVTVGRVGTGDEESLAARTAAGYPTPLVQLRVVDAQMNDLPHDGSAAGEVVARAPWLTQGYFNNPEASASLWSRGWMHTGDIGVLDTRGKLVLTDRIKDVIKSGGEWVSSIQLEDLISRHPDVSETAVVGVPDAHWGEWPCAFVVGKAGTALQAATIREHLASFAHRGEISRFAIPERIEFVETLPKTSVGKLDKKRIREQLASE; encoded by the coding sequence ATGGAAGCGCCATTCACCATCCCACGTACACCGGAAGCCTATGCATATCCGCTGCTGATAGGGCAGATCCTGAAATCGGCGCAGACCTGCAGCGCAGCACAGGAGATCGTGCACGGTGAGCGGCGCCACACCTACGCACAACTGCAGGAGCGCGTGGCCCGGCTCGGGTCGGCGCTGAAGTCGCTGGGCATCGCCGCGGGAGACACCGTGGCGGTGATGGACTGGGACACGCACCGCTACCTGGAAGCCTACTTCGCCGTGCCTATGTTGGGTGCGGTGCTCATGACGGCAAACATCCGCCTGTCGGCGGAGCAGTTGGCCTACACGCTCAACCACTCGGGCGCCAAAGCGATCCTGGTGAACGCCGAGTTCCTGCCGATGCTGGAGGCGATCCGTCCGCAGCTGCGCACGGTGGACCGCTTCGTGCTGCTGGACGACGGCGACTCGGCCGCCATTCCGTCAGGCTTCTGCGGAGAGTACGAGGAGTTGCTGGACGCGGGCGATCCGCAACACCAGTTCGCCGACTTCGACGAGAACACGCGCGCCACGATCTTTTACACCACCGGGACGACGGGCGCGCCCAAGGGGGTTTACTTCAGCCACCGGCAGATCGTGGTGTACGTGCTCGCAGTAACGGCCGCCCTGGCCAGTGGTGCAAACCATGCTCGAGTACACAGGGAAGACGTGTACATGCCGATCACGCCCATGTTTCATGTGCATGCTTGGGGCTTCCCGTACATGGCCACGATGCTGGGGCTCAAGCAGGTGTATCCAGGCCGGTACGCGCCAGAACGACTGTTGTCATTGATTCGCCGAGAGAAGGTCACCTTCTCGCACTGCGTTCCCACGGTGCTGCACATGGTCCTCTCACATCCACACACCGACGTGCAGGATCTGCGAGGCTGGAAGGTCGTCATCGGAGGCTCGGCGCTTTCGGGTGGGCTGGCCGCCCAGGCGCATGCGCGCGGTATCGACATCTTCACCGGCTATGGCATGTCCGAGACCTGCTCTGCCGTTACGGTTGGGCGCGTCGGCACGGGGGACGAAGAAAGCCTGGCCGCGCGGACCGCCGCCGGGTATCCCACACCGCTGGTGCAGTTGCGCGTCGTGGATGCGCAGATGAACGATCTTCCTCACGACGGCAGCGCTGCTGGCGAGGTCGTTGCGCGTGCGCCCTGGCTGACGCAGGGCTACTTCAACAATCCGGAAGCGTCCGCCAGCCTGTGGTCGCGCGGATGGATGCACACCGGCGACATCGGCGTATTGGACACGCGCGGCAAGCTGGTGCTAACCGATCGCATCAAGGATGTGATCAAGTCCGGCGGCGAGTGGGTCTCATCCATCCAACTGGAAGATCTCATCTCGCGCCATCCAGACGTGTCGGAAACGGCCGTGGTGGGCGTGCCGGATGCGCACTGGGGTGAGTGGCCCTGCGCCTTCGTCGTGGGCAAGGCAGGTACGGCGTTGCAGGCTGCGACGATCCGTGAACATCTTGCATCCTTTGCGCACCGCGGAGAGATCTCCCGCTTTGCGATTCCCGAGCGCATTGAGTTCGTCGAAACGTTGCCCAAGACCAGCGTTGGCAAATTGGACAAGAAGCGCATTCGCGAGCAACTGGCTAGCGAGTGA
- a CDS encoding alpha/beta fold hydrolase, translating to MTTHASSRAYARTRSGQVHYQVMGEGLPLLLLSESPRTHRQFRHLAPLLAPHFQTIAVDTPGYGNSDPPAQPVRIENVAATLVEFVQQLGHERVKVFGVHTGNKLAAVLAADWPHMVDRVVLAGYPHSIIPENVARNAAIKPIFDRFNPQYAADAHGSHRVRAWAAAQAALGNLWWPQKLLVGAEVTDADIGDAEAHAIDYVQGWRNTVAMYEAVFALDLAEHFKRIAAPTLVLEFRVPQEQHLGAQAERVAASMQDGRAAAVETGYPLALQDSAEPIARACLPFLLGTPAA from the coding sequence ATGACCACGCATGCGAGCAGTCGCGCCTATGCGCGGACGCGCAGCGGGCAGGTGCACTACCAGGTGATGGGCGAGGGATTGCCACTGCTGTTGTTGAGCGAATCGCCCCGCACGCACCGCCAGTTTCGGCACCTTGCACCCTTGCTGGCACCGCATTTCCAGACGATTGCGGTTGACACCCCCGGCTACGGCAACTCCGACCCGCCCGCACAGCCCGTGCGCATTGAAAACGTGGCCGCCACGCTGGTGGAGTTCGTGCAGCAACTGGGGCATGAGCGCGTAAAAGTGTTCGGCGTGCACACGGGCAACAAGCTGGCCGCGGTGCTCGCAGCAGACTGGCCGCACATGGTGGACCGCGTGGTGCTCGCGGGCTATCCGCACAGCATCATCCCGGAGAACGTGGCACGCAACGCGGCCATCAAGCCGATCTTCGATCGCTTCAACCCGCAATACGCAGCGGACGCGCATGGCTCGCACCGGGTGCGGGCCTGGGCGGCGGCGCAGGCAGCACTGGGCAACCTGTGGTGGCCGCAGAAGTTGCTGGTCGGCGCCGAAGTGACCGATGCCGACATCGGCGACGCGGAAGCGCACGCGATCGACTATGTGCAGGGGTGGCGCAACACGGTCGCGATGTACGAGGCAGTCTTCGCCCTTGATCTCGCCGAGCACTTCAAGCGGATCGCGGCGCCCACCCTGGTTCTCGAATTCCGCGTTCCGCAGGAGCAGCACCTGGGTGCGCAGGCGGAACGCGTCGCCGCGTCCATGCAGGACGGCCGCGCCGCCGCCGTGGAGACGGGCTATCCACTTGCGCTGCAGGACAGCGCCGAACCGATCGCGCGCGCCTGCCTGCCCTTCTTGCTGGGCACCCCGGCCGCCTAG
- a CDS encoding Bug family tripartite tricarboxylate transporter substrate binding protein, translating to MKPSHSSMKLNRRAALHMLGLAASGLVPMVSRAQDAWKPTRPITVVVPFPAGGGSDIAGRLLAQQLSTRLGQAVVVENKAGASGAIGSEFVYRAAPDGYTLLLGGLDAQGMYPHLRKVGFDSARFVQLGGTAQMGYALMGRAELPADNLSALIALAKQKELTYGSGSTGSSLHVVMELFAREAGIKLLHVPYQGAGPALQAIAGGQVDLMPVPIAVAPQYRSRLKAYGSTAAKRVESIKDIPTLREQGLNVVCESWGALLAPPGTPQPIVQTLSAALQDSVASPEMMKKWAEMGMTPVGLPPAQFAQFYADEYRKWGEVIRVTNIRLD from the coding sequence ATGAAGCCAAGCCATTCTTCGATGAAGTTAAATCGCCGCGCCGCCTTGCACATGCTTGGCCTCGCAGCCAGCGGCCTGGTGCCGATGGTGTCGAGGGCGCAGGATGCGTGGAAGCCGACGCGGCCGATCACCGTCGTGGTGCCGTTCCCGGCGGGCGGCGGCTCCGACATCGCCGGGCGGCTGCTGGCGCAGCAGCTCTCCACGCGTCTGGGCCAAGCAGTGGTAGTGGAGAACAAGGCGGGGGCCAGCGGCGCCATCGGTTCCGAGTTTGTTTATCGGGCGGCGCCCGATGGCTATACCCTGCTGCTGGGCGGACTCGACGCCCAGGGCATGTACCCTCACCTGCGCAAGGTCGGATTCGATTCTGCGCGCTTTGTCCAACTCGGTGGAACGGCCCAGATGGGCTACGCGCTGATGGGGCGCGCGGAACTGCCTGCGGACAACCTCTCTGCCTTGATCGCGCTGGCGAAGCAAAAGGAGCTGACCTATGGCAGTGGAAGCACCGGATCATCGCTACATGTTGTCATGGAGTTGTTCGCGCGTGAGGCGGGCATCAAGCTGCTGCACGTGCCCTACCAGGGTGCCGGCCCGGCGCTGCAGGCCATTGCGGGCGGCCAAGTCGACCTGATGCCGGTACCCATCGCCGTCGCGCCGCAGTATCGTTCGCGATTGAAGGCCTACGGATCGACGGCAGCGAAGCGCGTCGAGTCGATCAAGGACATTCCAACGCTGCGCGAACAAGGCCTCAACGTGGTGTGCGAATCCTGGGGTGCACTGCTCGCGCCGCCGGGTACTCCGCAGCCCATCGTGCAGACGCTGTCGGCCGCGTTGCAAGACTCCGTGGCATCGCCGGAGATGATGAAGAAGTGGGCCGAGATGGGCATGACCCCCGTCGGCCTGCCGCCGGCGCAGTTCGCTCAGTTCTACGCCGACGAGTACCGCAAGTGGGGCGAGGTGATCCGCGTCACCAACATCCGCTTGGACTAA
- a CDS encoding enoyl-CoA hydratase/isomerase family protein, with protein sequence MTTDFITTARRGAVLEIRLNRPQAANALNRDMLGAIQATLAAAREDANTGAVLLSSQGNAFSAGVDLKEMIDSVPQRSQQLRRDALCQTLMALAAFPKPVVTAVQGPAVGAGCMLAFLADVLVASDAALFSLPEVALGMPTPIAATIAQWRGGAPLARHMVLGGEKCAAGDARVGAVSSGPGAALDDVASRCATRLASQPADAYASTKSWLAQSILQQLELAAAEARRLAERKLP encoded by the coding sequence ATGACCACAGACTTCATCACCACCGCCCGCCGTGGCGCGGTGCTTGAGATCCGGCTGAACCGTCCGCAGGCGGCCAACGCGCTGAACCGGGACATGCTGGGCGCAATCCAGGCGACGCTGGCGGCCGCGCGTGAGGACGCGAACACCGGCGCCGTGCTGCTCTCCAGCCAGGGCAATGCGTTCTCCGCGGGCGTGGACCTGAAGGAGATGATCGACTCGGTGCCGCAGCGCTCGCAGCAGTTGCGCCGCGATGCGCTGTGCCAGACGCTGATGGCGCTGGCCGCCTTCCCGAAGCCCGTGGTAACTGCAGTGCAAGGGCCCGCGGTCGGTGCGGGATGCATGCTTGCCTTCCTGGCTGACGTGCTGGTCGCCAGCGACGCGGCATTGTTCTCGTTGCCGGAGGTCGCATTGGGTATGCCCACGCCGATCGCCGCGACGATCGCGCAGTGGCGCGGTGGCGCTCCGCTGGCCAGGCACATGGTGCTGGGCGGCGAAAAGTGCGCCGCGGGCGACGCACGTGTGGGCGCTGTCTCGTCAGGGCCGGGCGCTGCCCTGGATGATGTGGCCAGCAGATGCGCGACGCGGCTCGCGTCACAACCTGCAGACGCTTACGCCAGCACCAAAAGCTGGCTCGCCCAGAGCATTCTTCAGCAACTTGAACTGGCAGCTGCCGAAGCGCGTCGTCTCGCCGAAAGGAAACTCCCATGA
- a CDS encoding IclR family transcriptional regulator: MEEERGGVVIALARGLSILQCFTAERRELGPTDLAGMLGLPQPTVWRLCQTLKKLGFLVPGTAQDKLCIGEAVLRLGHAAAANTGVVEYAYPMMRELAQRFGGSVSFSSRFGADMLIVQRASGEGILQLNLQVGSTYEVMNSAAGWAYLCGLSVPERRQVLEDIRIERPAKFSIYRQNFKEALAQYEAAGYVIGLGKMHPLVNAVGVPVVSPDGKRVMALNLGGASAILTPEVLGGPAAEALKDLARRIGARLGVSAVL; this comes from the coding sequence ATGGAAGAGGAGCGTGGCGGTGTCGTGATCGCCCTGGCGCGTGGCCTGTCGATCCTGCAGTGCTTCACTGCGGAGCGGCGCGAGCTCGGCCCGACCGATCTGGCGGGCATGCTGGGCCTTCCGCAGCCCACTGTGTGGCGCCTGTGCCAGACGCTCAAGAAGCTGGGCTTTCTGGTGCCCGGCACCGCGCAGGACAAGCTGTGCATCGGCGAGGCCGTGCTGCGCCTCGGGCATGCGGCTGCCGCCAACACCGGCGTCGTCGAATACGCCTATCCGATGATGCGCGAGCTGGCACAGCGCTTCGGCGGCTCGGTATCCTTCAGCTCGCGCTTCGGCGCGGACATGCTGATCGTGCAGCGTGCCTCGGGCGAAGGCATCCTGCAGTTGAACCTGCAGGTGGGGTCGACCTACGAAGTGATGAACTCCGCCGCAGGTTGGGCTTACCTGTGTGGACTGTCCGTGCCCGAGCGGCGGCAGGTGCTCGAGGACATCCGCATCGAGCGCCCCGCGAAGTTCTCCATCTACCGCCAGAATTTCAAGGAGGCGCTTGCGCAGTACGAGGCCGCTGGCTACGTGATCGGGTTGGGGAAGATGCACCCGTTGGTGAACGCGGTCGGGGTGCCCGTGGTGTCGCCCGACGGCAAGCGGGTGATGGCGCTGAACCTGGGCGGCGCCTCCGCCATCCTCACGCCCGAAGTGCTTGGCGGGCCGGCCGCGGAAGCACTCAAGGACCTGGCCAGGCGCATCGGCGCGCGCCTGGGCGTCTCGGCGGTGCTTTAG
- a CDS encoding acetyl-CoA acetyltransferase — MNGSLRGVAAIAGVGVAGIGEAPGYSALELLGQAAHAAVADAGLRMSDVDGLFCNTSAHSHPALSVGEYLGLKPSYSESSSIGGSAFLGYALTAAMALQAGLCNVALICYGSNQRTALGKLQAKGGSQDYETPYRPLHPITSFALATARHMHEFGTTREQLASVAVASREWAALNPEAFMRKPITVDEVLSARMVSDPLTVRDCCLVTDGAGAVVMVRSEHARDLPQKPAYLLGGGIAHWHMQIDQLENFTRTAATQSGPAAFRMAGLQPPDVDVLQIYDAFTINVILALEDLGFCSKGEGGRFVQDGRIAPGGSLPVNTNGGGLSCCHPGQYGIFTLIEGARQIRGTAGDRQVADAEVVLCHGNGGRLASQTTALLGASL; from the coding sequence ATGAACGGCAGTCTTCGCGGCGTGGCCGCCATCGCCGGCGTCGGAGTGGCCGGCATCGGGGAAGCGCCGGGCTACAGCGCCCTGGAGCTACTCGGGCAGGCCGCGCATGCGGCAGTCGCGGATGCGGGATTGCGCATGAGCGATGTAGACGGCCTCTTCTGCAACACCTCGGCGCATTCGCATCCGGCGCTCTCGGTGGGCGAATACCTGGGGCTGAAGCCGTCCTACTCCGAAAGTTCCAGCATCGGTGGCTCCGCCTTCCTCGGCTACGCGCTCACCGCGGCCATGGCGTTGCAGGCCGGGCTGTGCAATGTGGCGCTGATCTGCTACGGCAGCAACCAGCGCACCGCACTGGGCAAGCTGCAGGCCAAGGGAGGCTCGCAGGACTACGAGACGCCCTACAGGCCCCTCCACCCGATCACCAGCTTCGCGCTGGCCACCGCGCGGCACATGCACGAGTTCGGCACCACGCGCGAGCAGTTGGCGTCGGTGGCGGTGGCTTCGCGCGAATGGGCGGCGCTCAATCCCGAAGCCTTCATGCGCAAGCCGATTACGGTAGACGAGGTGCTGTCCGCGCGCATGGTGAGCGACCCGCTGACGGTGCGCGACTGCTGCCTGGTGACCGACGGCGCGGGCGCGGTGGTGATGGTGCGCTCGGAGCACGCACGGGACCTGCCGCAAAAACCCGCTTACCTCCTGGGCGGCGGCATCGCGCACTGGCACATGCAGATCGACCAGCTGGAGAATTTCACGCGCACCGCGGCCACGCAGTCGGGGCCCGCCGCGTTCAGGATGGCGGGGCTGCAGCCGCCGGATGTCGACGTGCTGCAGATCTATGACGCGTTCACCATCAACGTGATCCTGGCGTTGGAAGACCTCGGCTTCTGTTCCAAGGGCGAGGGCGGCCGCTTCGTGCAGGACGGCCGCATCGCGCCCGGCGGCAGCTTGCCGGTGAACACCAACGGCGGCGGGCTGTCTTGCTGTCATCCGGGGCAGTACGGCATCTTCACGCTGATCGAAGGCGCGCGGCAGATTCGCGGGACCGCGGGTGACAGGCAGGTGGCAGATGCGGAGGTCGTGCTTTGCCACGGCAATGGCGGGCGCCTGGCCAGCCAGACGACGGCACTGCTCGGTGCTTCGCTCTGA
- a CDS encoding Zn-ribbon domain-containing OB-fold protein: MNDNPPAAGPEAAYRQRLGEGVFEIQRCEACSKHFFYPRMLCRHCGSDAVRWVAPSGRATVYSTTVVRRKPEDGGNHNVSVVELDEGPRMMTRVEGVPPEQVRIGARVAARIADEGAGAILVFDLCEEGA; this comes from the coding sequence ATGAACGACAACCCCCCGGCCGCCGGCCCGGAAGCTGCCTATCGCCAGCGGCTGGGAGAGGGCGTCTTCGAAATCCAGCGCTGCGAAGCCTGCAGCAAGCACTTCTTCTATCCGCGGATGTTGTGCCGCCATTGCGGCAGCGACGCGGTGCGGTGGGTCGCACCGAGCGGCCGCGCCACCGTCTACTCCACCACCGTCGTGCGTCGCAAACCTGAGGACGGCGGCAACCACAACGTGTCCGTGGTGGAGCTGGACGAGGGCCCGCGCATGATGACGCGCGTGGAAGGCGTACCGCCCGAGCAGGTGCGCATCGGCGCGCGCGTGGCGGCGCGCATCGCGGACGAAGGCGCTGGCGCGATCCTCGTGTTCGACCTGTGTGAGGAGGGCGCATGA
- the prpF gene encoding 2-methylaconitate cis-trans isomerase PrpF — translation MPNSRPPRQVRVRATYMRGGTSKGTFFLADDLPTRVRSDAAARDRFFQRVVGSPDAYGKQIDGMGGATSSTSKVVIVARSRQSGCDVDYTFGQVPVNGDHVDWGGNCGNLTAAVGPFAIARGLVNAPADGVAQVRIWQTNLQKLIVARVPMAAGNVVELGDFQLAGVTFPAAEVELDFIEPGSGESLFPTGRVVELLKVPGEGCIEATYINAGNPTIFVDAARLGLRGTELQADLNGDAQLLARLEAIRAHGAVAMGIAPDVRTASARHQHVPKLAFVAAPQDYTASNGARVPRGDVQLLARILSMGVLHHAMTGTGAVALAAALSVPGTVPQRLGIREMPAWFGHPSGKARIAAQCMQVSGRWHVASVSLSRSARRLMDGDIFIPSEFT, via the coding sequence GTGCCCAATAGTCGTCCGCCGCGGCAGGTGCGCGTGCGCGCCACCTATATGCGTGGCGGCACGAGCAAGGGCACCTTCTTCCTCGCCGACGACCTGCCCACGCGCGTGCGCAGCGATGCGGCCGCGCGCGACCGCTTTTTCCAGCGCGTGGTGGGCAGCCCGGACGCCTACGGCAAGCAGATCGACGGCATGGGCGGCGCGACCTCCAGCACCAGCAAGGTGGTGATCGTGGCGCGCAGCCGGCAGTCCGGCTGCGATGTGGACTACACCTTCGGGCAGGTGCCCGTCAACGGGGACCATGTGGACTGGGGAGGCAACTGCGGCAACCTCACTGCCGCCGTGGGCCCCTTCGCGATCGCGCGCGGCCTTGTCAATGCGCCGGCCGATGGCGTGGCGCAGGTCCGCATCTGGCAAACCAACCTGCAGAAGCTGATCGTCGCGCGCGTGCCCATGGCGGCAGGCAATGTGGTGGAGCTGGGCGACTTCCAGCTCGCTGGGGTCACCTTCCCGGCGGCGGAGGTGGAACTGGATTTCATAGAGCCGGGCAGCGGCGAATCGCTGTTCCCCACGGGCCGCGTGGTGGAACTGCTCAAGGTTCCTGGCGAGGGCTGCATCGAGGCCACGTACATCAATGCCGGCAACCCCACCATCTTCGTCGATGCGGCCCGCCTGGGCTTGCGCGGGACTGAGCTGCAGGCGGACCTGAATGGCGATGCGCAGTTGCTGGCGCGGCTGGAAGCCATCCGCGCCCATGGCGCCGTGGCCATGGGCATCGCGCCCGACGTGCGGACTGCGTCCGCACGCCACCAGCATGTGCCCAAGCTCGCCTTCGTCGCCGCGCCGCAGGATTACACCGCGTCGAACGGCGCGCGGGTGCCGCGCGGGGACGTGCAGTTGCTCGCCCGCATCCTGTCCATGGGTGTGTTGCACCACGCCATGACCGGGACCGGCGCAGTCGCGCTGGCGGCCGCGCTTTCGGTGCCCGGCACGGTGCCGCAGCGCCTGGGCATCCGCGAAATGCCGGCCTGGTTCGGCCATCCGTCGGGCAAGGCGCGCATCGCTGCGCAGTGCATGCAGGTCTCGGGCCGATGGCACGTGGCCAGCGTGTCGCTGAGCCGTTCGGCCAGGCGCCTCATGGACGGCGACATCTTCATTCCATCCGAGTTCACCTGA
- a CDS encoding enoyl-CoA hydratase/isomerase family protein — MMISTKRRGDVLVLTFCDHERRNALSVQLVAEAIEAIRASRAEGVRAVVLMSASSVFSAGADLAAMSKESAESKTAPPGSPFDLFEALTRETRPVIAAVNGGAYGGGFELTLCCDAIMASTKAFFVLPELGHGVLPNTALARLPAFIGVTRAKALAFTRRKLPAQEAQQIGLVHAVTEPEVLEDAACALADSIVASAPPTGIAEAKAQFERWIAVDWAWARSGRSRSNPHERKEGTTAFVEKRAPDYERFWRAQ, encoded by the coding sequence ATGATGATTTCCACCAAGCGGCGCGGCGACGTGCTAGTCCTGACCTTCTGTGATCACGAGCGGCGCAATGCGCTGTCGGTACAGCTGGTGGCCGAGGCCATCGAGGCCATCCGCGCCAGCCGTGCCGAAGGTGTACGCGCCGTGGTGCTGATGTCCGCGTCTTCGGTGTTCAGCGCCGGCGCCGATCTTGCCGCCATGAGCAAGGAGAGCGCGGAAAGCAAGACCGCTCCCCCGGGCAGCCCGTTCGACCTATTCGAGGCCCTCACGCGCGAGACACGTCCCGTGATCGCCGCGGTCAACGGCGGCGCCTACGGCGGCGGCTTCGAGTTGACGCTGTGCTGCGATGCGATCATGGCTTCCACCAAGGCATTCTTCGTGCTGCCCGAACTGGGCCATGGCGTGCTGCCGAACACGGCGCTCGCGCGGCTGCCGGCGTTCATCGGCGTGACCCGCGCCAAGGCACTCGCGTTCACGCGCCGCAAGCTGCCCGCGCAGGAGGCGCAGCAGATTGGCCTGGTGCATGCGGTCACCGAGCCCGAGGTGCTGGAAGACGCCGCGTGCGCGCTGGCCGACAGCATCGTCGCGAGCGCACCGCCGACCGGCATCGCCGAGGCCAAGGCGCAGTTCGAGCGCTGGATCGCGGTCGACTGGGCCTGGGCACGGTCGGGTCGCAGCCGCTCCAACCCGCACGAGCGCAAGGAGGGCACCACCGCCTTCGTCGAGAAGAGGGCGCCCGATTACGAGCGCTTCTGGCGTGCCCAATAG
- a CDS encoding alpha/beta fold hydrolase has translation MPIDRCKVRKAYADTPAGQVHYAEAGEGMPLLLFSATPRTHRCYLRLMVLLAPHCRAIAVDMPGFGNSHALPQRLSIEVLADCMRDVLDALGIAQTDVFGLHTGNKLAAALAANHPQRVRRLVIAGQSHSIIPEAEGRSAAIQPWFAKYKNHYASAPDGAHLLRDWLNAQVNAFEIWWPKTVLHGAEVRESDIENAEARTIDYVQGWRSCVPVYEAVLAYDLAAAYQRIRVPTLVLELLTAQEKHIGGQAARVSSLITGSVAAQLVECDGLALERRPQEFADAILPFLHPTAGSQP, from the coding sequence GTGCCAATTGATCGTTGCAAGGTCCGCAAGGCCTACGCGGACACGCCCGCGGGGCAGGTCCACTATGCCGAGGCGGGCGAGGGCATGCCGCTGCTGCTGTTCAGCGCCACGCCGCGCACGCACCGCTGCTATCTGCGCCTGATGGTGCTCCTGGCGCCGCACTGTCGCGCGATCGCGGTCGACATGCCGGGCTTCGGCAACTCGCATGCCTTGCCGCAGCGCTTGAGCATCGAGGTGCTCGCGGACTGCATGCGCGATGTCTTGGACGCGCTGGGCATCGCGCAGACGGATGTGTTCGGTCTGCACACCGGCAACAAGCTGGCTGCGGCGCTCGCGGCCAACCATCCGCAGCGCGTGCGGCGCCTGGTGATTGCGGGACAGTCGCACAGCATCATCCCCGAGGCGGAGGGCCGCAGCGCGGCGATCCAGCCGTGGTTCGCCAAGTACAAGAACCACTACGCCAGCGCGCCCGATGGCGCCCACCTGCTGCGCGACTGGCTGAACGCGCAGGTCAATGCCTTCGAGATCTGGTGGCCCAAGACCGTGCTGCACGGCGCCGAGGTGCGCGAATCCGACATCGAGAACGCGGAAGCGCGCACCATCGATTACGTGCAGGGCTGGCGCAGCTGCGTGCCGGTATATGAAGCCGTGCTGGCGTATGACCTCGCGGCGGCCTACCAGCGCATCCGCGTGCCCACGCTGGTGCTGGAGCTGCTCACCGCGCAGGAAAAGCACATTGGCGGCCAGGCGGCTCGCGTGTCCAGCCTGATCACGGGCAGCGTCGCCGCGCAACTCGTCGAATGCGACGGACTCGCGCTCGAGAGGCGTCCGCAGGAGTTTGCGGACGCCATCCTTCCCTTCCTTCATCCCACTGCAGGGAGTCAGCCATGA
- a CDS encoding Bug family tripartite tricarboxylate transporter substrate binding protein, whose product MKKLLLGIAAACMVWTAFALEQAPAANWPTKMVKIVVGYPAGGPNDIIARAIAQKINVATDQPVIVENRPGASGTIGSDFVAKAHADGHTLIMNATTHSMVNALYEKLPFDADKDFTPITLVGESTLVLIVRNDQPAKNLTELLATARSQAGKLSFASTGAGSSPHLAGEMLRQMSKADITHVPYKGSAPAMTDLLGGQVTMMFEPLPSALPHIKAGKLRPIGVTSNKRIRELPEVPTMAEGGLPGFDITVWWGLLGPANMPPGLAQKIATTVNASLATPDVRNKFDTLGITPVGTTPAEFRSVLQKDIAKYGQVIREGGIRAN is encoded by the coding sequence ATGAAAAAACTCTTGCTTGGCATTGCTGCCGCGTGCATGGTCTGGACGGCGTTCGCGCTCGAGCAAGCGCCGGCCGCGAACTGGCCCACCAAGATGGTGAAGATCGTCGTGGGCTATCCCGCGGGCGGGCCCAACGACATCATCGCCCGCGCCATCGCGCAGAAGATCAATGTGGCCACCGATCAGCCGGTGATCGTGGAAAACCGCCCCGGGGCGAGCGGGACCATCGGCAGCGACTTCGTCGCGAAGGCGCATGCCGACGGACACACGCTGATCATGAACGCGACCACGCATTCCATGGTGAACGCGCTGTACGAGAAGCTGCCCTTCGACGCGGACAAGGATTTCACGCCGATCACGCTGGTAGGCGAAAGCACCCTGGTGCTGATCGTGCGCAACGACCAGCCTGCGAAGAATCTTACGGAACTGCTGGCCACGGCGCGCTCGCAGGCGGGCAAGTTGTCGTTCGCATCCACGGGCGCTGGATCCAGCCCGCACCTCGCGGGCGAGATGCTGCGTCAGATGTCCAAGGCCGACATCACACACGTGCCCTACAAGGGCTCGGCGCCCGCCATGACCGACCTGCTAGGCGGACAGGTCACCATGATGTTCGAGCCGCTGCCTTCGGCTTTGCCGCACATCAAGGCCGGCAAGCTGCGACCTATCGGCGTGACCTCGAACAAGCGCATTCGGGAGTTGCCCGAGGTGCCCACCATGGCCGAGGGTGGCCTGCCGGGATTCGACATCACCGTGTGGTGGGGCCTTCTCGGCCCTGCCAACATGCCGCCCGGCTTGGCACAAAAGATCGCCACGACGGTGAACGCCAGCCTGGCCACGCCCGACGTGCGCAACAAGTTCGACACGCTGGGTATCACGCCGGTGGGCACAACGCCCGCGGAGTTTCGCAGCGTGCTGCAGAAGGACATCGCCAAGTACGGCCAGGTGATCCGGGAGGGCGGTATCCGTGCCAATTGA